In uncultured Methanobacterium sp., a genomic segment contains:
- a CDS encoding glycosyltransferase family 4 protein, translated as MKISYLLLGLGKRGGTLVLYNFMDHLVSRGHEVYAILPNKRIKWEVGIWKSITEKESLIKTIFLYLKAYLNPFSQDINHLSNGLIKNWVESDITVATFCFTAYAGYYLSDKTLSLYHMQHLDEIFLHSKKDRLIARNTYYLPIIKISNSKWLKNVLQEKFNQESYLLNPGIDTKTFRPYIDPQEKYKEKKVWNMVSYFNESDKWKGFADAVKAVKKAREHLQKNNIKLNWSVYGIEHPFKLYETEFKYLGPVFGDDLAKLYSQADLVLLASWYESFPLPPIEAMACGSVIITTRYGTEDYVFDGENGLVCLPREIDEIAAKIIQAIENPEECLKMSLEGLKTAQRFDWEKRTDDLERIFKDALNNNSINNFEFFDDMQNSSKD; from the coding sequence ATGAAAATTTCTTATTTGTTGTTAGGATTAGGAAAAAGAGGAGGAACTTTAGTTCTATACAATTTCATGGATCATCTTGTAAGTAGAGGGCATGAAGTATATGCAATTCTCCCCAATAAACGTATTAAATGGGAAGTTGGTATCTGGAAGAGTATTACAGAAAAAGAGAGTTTAATCAAAACTATATTTTTATACCTAAAAGCTTATCTGAATCCTTTTAGTCAAGATATCAATCATTTATCCAATGGATTAATTAAAAATTGGGTGGAAAGTGATATTACTGTAGCTACGTTTTGCTTTACTGCCTATGCAGGGTATTATCTATCGGATAAGACGTTATCTTTATACCATATGCAACATCTTGATGAAATATTTTTACATAGTAAAAAAGATAGGTTAATAGCCCGGAACACATATTATCTTCCCATAATAAAAATTTCAAATTCTAAATGGTTAAAAAATGTGCTTCAGGAAAAATTCAATCAGGAAAGCTATCTCCTTAACCCCGGAATAGATACTAAGACATTTAGACCATACATTGATCCTCAAGAAAAATATAAAGAAAAGAAAGTTTGGAATATGGTGAGTTACTTCAATGAGAGTGATAAATGGAAAGGTTTTGCAGATGCAGTGAAAGCTGTTAAAAAAGCAAGAGAACATCTCCAAAAAAATAACATAAAGTTAAATTGGAGTGTTTATGGGATTGAACATCCTTTTAAACTATATGAAACTGAATTTAAGTATTTGGGGCCAGTATTTGGTGATGATCTGGCAAAATTATATTCTCAGGCAGATCTTGTACTTCTTGCTTCATGGTATGAAAGTTTTCCACTACCACCTATAGAAGCTATGGCTTGCGGAAGTGTAATAATAACCACTAGATACGGAACAGAAGACTATGTTTTTGATGGTGAAAATGGATTGGTTTGTTTACCTCGAGAAATAGATGAAATTGCTGCAAAAATTATTCAAGCAATCGAAAATCCAGAAGAATGTTTAAAAATGAGTTTAGAAGGTTTAAAGACAGCTCAAAGATTTGATTGGGAAAAAAGAACTGATGATTTAGAAAGAATCTTTAAAGATGCTTTAAATAATAATTCCATTAATAATTTTGAGTTTTTTGATGACATGCAAAATTCAAGTAAAGATTAG